The Euphorbia lathyris chromosome 2, ddEupLath1.1, whole genome shotgun sequence genome includes a window with the following:
- the LOC136217427 gene encoding uncharacterized protein: MCKIGLLEEHPEGRTTCSYHAEKVGHLITECDQFKQKVQECMDVKMLIFEASSQRVAGVNMVQREESSLPVPIVINYNRRQQALVGDLESTFMTKLIIQAPTPFPFESTRAVPWKYDSMVVPQNCSTSHVEGLADIFGTTGMTRSGRCFTSEEVEKRRRENTERRRKGKAKEGDTVEDPLEKEFDTSDKSSTKEIVTEDEACEFLKLVKQSEYRVIEQLNQIPARISLLSLIMSSTSHRAALLKILDQAYVCHDISVENLNNIVGNVVASNYLTFTDDEIPMEGTGHTKALHISVKCKDHAVARVLIDNGSSLNIMPRSTLARLPVDSSYIKPSNVLVRAFDGTKREVIGDVELPIQIGPVTFNIAFQVMDITPAYSLLLGRSWIHSTGAIPSSLHQKIKFIVNGKLIEVSGEEDILISKCPSMPYIDVAEESIESSFQTFEVTSAAYTTKGPQIFMPRHSKTVMEMAREMIRSHYQAQRGLGKDNQGRADCLEPLANYFRVGLGYHATRHERWKIQQQKREARLARLENREVNEDKREFPPISSAFISKGRFSLNDGTMVISVIGKDEGDPGPSDWVSVCEGELQNWKTYDLPVKKSSDEVFDNHDNYEPICNSDNSVYEMDFEGEIEEEIPTEIERMLEAEKKTMEPQAEALEVVNLGTEKEPREVKINGTLDQDIKERLASLLKEYKDVFAWSYEDMPGLNTDIVVHKLPLKPESKPVKQKLRKMKPETLLKIKEEVKKQFDAGFLAVSNYSEWVANVVPVPKKDGKVRMCVDYRDLNRGSPKDNFPLPHIDVLVDNTAGYHMLSLMDGFSGYSQILMDMLDREKTTFVTLWGTFCYKVMPFGLKNAGATYQRAMVTIFHDMMHKEMEVYVDDMVAKSRANEDHVVVLRKVFERLRKFQIRLNPSKCVFGITSGKLLGFIVSRRGIEVDPDKIKAILEMPPPKSEKEVRGFLGKLNYIARFIAQLTSTCEPIFKLLRKCNPSKWNPDCQKALDKIKEYLQNPPILQPVNPDKPLLLYLTAHDNSMGALLAQHDETKKKEHAIYYVSKKFTDCESRYSPLEKTCAALAWASQRLRHYMLNNTTCLISRMDPVKFIFEKPALTGRLARWQVLLSEYDIVYVAQKAIKGSVIANFLNDYPVEHDHPMEVSFPDEDIVAVEIDENPLNVWTMRFDGASNAMGHGIGVVLVSPKGQHFPITARLCFQNTNNTAEYEACALGVRAALEMGIKNLKVYGDSALVINQLNGEWETRDSKLIPYQEHIQEMIKSFHFIKFEHVSRLENQMADALATLASAFELEKCQKLPAIEIKLHEDQAYCGNIEQEIYPQGATNNDKRAIRRLATSFFLSGDILYKRNHDTTLIRCVCFPYNQQLVEEVHEGFCGTHLGGHALARKILRMGYYWIKMESDCIKYVRKCHKCQIYADDMNAPSEQLHVMVAPWPFSMWGLDVIGPIEPKASNGHRFILVAIDYFTKWVEAASYASVTRTVVTKFMKNNIVCRYGLPERIITDNAKNFNNKTMEEMCMHFKIKHHNSTPYRPKMNGAVEAANKNIKKIVQKMALTYKDWHDMLPFALHGYRTTARTSTGATPFSLVYGMEAVLPVEVEIPSLRIMMEAGIEDSEWAQKRYDQLNFIEEKRLTGICHGQLYQRRLIKSYGKKVRPRQFREGELVLKKIILKNLDPRGKWTPKYEGPYVVKRAFTGGALTLTNMDGNELPNPVNSDSVKKYFA; the protein is encoded by the exons ATGTGCAAAATAGGACTACTCGAGGAACATCCTGAAGGGAGAACCACATGTAGCTATCACGCGGAGAAAGTGGGACACCTAATCACGGAATGCGATCAGTTCAAGCAAAAGGTCCAAGAATGTATGGATGTGAAGATGTTAATTTTTGAGGCATCGAGTCAGAGAGTAGCAGGTGTGAACATGGTGCAAAGGGAGGAATCATCATTGCCGGTTCCTATAGTGATTAACTATAATAGAAGGCAACAAGCTCTCGTTGGGGATCTTGAATCTACTTTCATGACAAAGTTGATCATTCAGGCTCCAACTCCTTTTCCATTTGAGAGTACACGGGCAGTACCTTGGAAGTATGATAGTATGGTAGTACCACAAAATTGTAGTACCAGTCACGTGGAGGGTTTGGCTGACATTTTTGGAACGACGGGAATGACTAGGAGTGGCCGGTGTTTCACATCAGAGGAAGTAGAAAAGAGACGTCGAGAAAATACAGAAAGGcgtagaaaaggaaaagcaaAAGAGGGTGATACGGTAGAGGACCCTTTGGAGAAAGAATTCGATACCTCAGATAAGTCATCCACTAAGGAAATTGTTACGGAGGATGAAGCTTGTGAATTCCTAAAGTTGGTAAAGCAAAGCGAGTACAGAGTGATTGAACAATTGAACCAAATACCGGCTCGCATATCCTTATTGTCATTGATAATGTCGTCAACATCCCATAGAGCAGCTTTACTCAAGATTTTGGACCAGGCATATGTATGCCACGATATATCGGTGGAGAACCTGAATAATATAGTAGGTAATGTGGTAGCATCCAACTATCTCACCTTTACAGATGATGAAATACCGATGGAGGGTACGGGGCACACCAAGGCGCTGCATATCTCTGTTAAATGCAAGGATCACGCTGTTGCAAGGGTGTTGATTGATAATGGGTCATCCCTCAATATCATGCCCAGATCGACTTTAGCTCGACTGCCCGTGGATAGTTCATACATAAAGCCTAGCAACGTTCTAGTCAGGGCTTTCGATGGAACTAAAAGAGAGGTGATAGGTGATGTGGAGTTGCCAATTCAAATTGGACCAGTGACATTCAACATCGCCTTTCAAGTCATGGACATCACCCCTGCATATAGTTTGTTGCTCGGAAGATCCTGGATCCATTCTACAGGAGCAATCCCGTCTTCGTTACATCAAAAGATCAAGTTCATAGTGAATGGGAAGCTAATAGAGGTATCTGGGGAGGAGGATATCTTGATAAGCAAATGCCCTTCGATGCCTTACATCGACGTCGCCGAAGAGTCAATCGAAAGCTCATTTCAGACCTTCGAGGTTACAAGCGCAGCCTATACTACCAAAGGGCCGCAAATTTTTATGCCCCGACACTCTAAGACAGTAATGGAAATGGCCAGGGAAATGATAAGAAGCCATTATCAGGCGCAAAGAGGTTTAGGAAAGGATAATCAAGGAAGGGCTGATTGTTTGGAACCTTTGGCAAACTACTTTCGAGTAGGATTGGGATACCACGCTACTAGGCACGAAAGGTGGAAGATACAACAACAAAAAAGAGAAGCCCGCCTTGCTAGGTTGGAAAATAGGGAGGTCAATGAAGATAAAAGGGAGTTTCCTCCCATAAGCAGTGCTTTCATAAGTAAGGGGAGGTTCTCGCTAAATGACGGGACGATGGTCATTTCAGTGATAGGGAAAGACGAGGGTGATCCAGGACCAAGTGACTGGGTGTCTGTTTGTGAAGGAGAGCTCCAGAATTGGAAAACTTATGATCTTCCTgtaaaaaa GAGCAGTGATGAGGTATTTGACAATCACGATAATTATGAACCAATTTGCAATTCCGATAATTCGGTCTATGAAATGGACTTTGAAGGAGAAATTGAGGAAGAAATCCCTACAGAAATTGAAAGGATGTTAGAAGCAGAAAAGAAAACCATGGAACCACAAGCTGAGGCCCTAGAAGTAGTAAACTTAGGGACGGAAAAGGAGCCTAGAGAAGTTAAGATAAATGGAACTTTGGACCAAGACATCAAAGAAAGGCTAgcaagcttattaaaggaataTAAGGATGTGTTCGCATGGTCGTATGAAGATATGCCCGGTCTAAATACAGACATTGTGGTGCATAAGTTACCGCTAAAACCTGAATCCAAACCGGTGAAacaaaaattgagaaaaatgaaGCCGGAAACattgttaaaaataaaagaggaggtgaagaagcaatTTGATGCTGGCTTTTTAGCGGTATCTAATTATTCAGAATGGGTTGCAAATGTGGTACCAGTTCCAAAAAAGGATGGAAAGGTAAGGATGTGCGTAGATTACAGGGATTTGAATCGAGGCAGTCCGAAAGATAACTTTCCGTTACCCCACATTGACGTATTGGTGGATAACACCGCCGGGTACCATATGTTATCCTTGATGGATGGATTTTCAGGCTACAGCCAGATCTTGATGGATATGCTAGATAGAGAAAAAACAACTTTCGTAACCCTGTGGGGAACCTTCTGTTACAAGGTGATGCCGTTTGGGTTAAAGAACGCAGGGGCAACGTACCAAAGGGCGATGGTCACTATATTCCATGACATGATGCATAAGGAAATGGAGGTATACGTGGATGATATGGTAGCAAAATCGCGAGCAAATGAAGATCACGTGGTCGTACTAAGGAAAGTCTTTGAGCGGCTCCGGAAATTTCAAATACGACTAAACCCTTCGAAGTGCGTGTTCGGCATTACTTCTGGAAAGCTCCTAGGATTCATTGTGAGTAGAAGAGGGATTGAAGTTGACCCAGACAAAATCAAGGCGATACTTGAGATGCCTCCcccaaaatcggaaaaagaagTGAGAGGTTTCCTAGGGAAGTTGAACTATATAGCTCGTTTCATAGCTCAATTAACTTCGACCTGCGAGCCGATCTTCAAGTTACTAAGGAAGTGCAATCCTTCCAAATGGAATCCGGATTGTCAAAAAGCCCTTGACAAGATAAAAGAATACTTGCAAAATCCACCGATATTGCAGCCCGTTAATCCGGATAAGCCGTTGTTGCTCTACTTAACGGCGCACGATAATTCCATGGGTGCACTCTTGGCACAACATGACgaaacaaagaaaaaggagCATGCCATTTACTATGTCAGTAAAAAATTCACCGACTGCGAATCCAGATATTCCCCTCTAGAAAAGACTTGTGCGGCATTAGCCTGGGCGTCTCAGAGATTGAGACATTACATGCTAAATAATACTACGTGTTTGATCTCCAGGATGGACCCGGTTAAGTTCATCTTCGAAAAACCTGCATTAACGGGAAGGTTGGCCAGGTGGCAAGTCTTATTGTCTGAATATGACATTGTATATGTGGCTCAAAAGGCAATAAAGGGCTCGGTGATCGCGAATTTTCTCAATGATTACCCCGTGGAACATGACCACCCGATGGAGGTGTCCTTCCCAGATGAAGACATTGTGGCTGTCGAGATAGATGAAAATCCCCTTAACGTGTGGACAATGAGGTTCGATGGAGCATCCAACGCCATGGGTCATGGGATAGGGGTAGTTTTGGTATCACCAAAAGGTCAACACTTCCCTATCACAGCAAGACTATGTTTTCAGAATACCAACAATACGGCTGAGTATGAAGCATGCGCTTTAGGAGTCCGAGCTGCGTTAGAAATgggaataaaaaatttgaaagtttatggagattcggcTTTAGTCATCAACCAGCTTAATGGGGAGTGGGAAACTCGAGATAGTAAACTCATCCCATATCAAGAGCATATACAAGAAATGATCAAAAGTTTCCATTTCATCAAATTTGAACATGTATCCCGATTGGAAAACCAAATGGCAGACGCATTAGCAACCTTAGCCTCCGCATTTGAACTAGAGAAATGTCAAAAACTACCGGCCATCGAGATTAAGTTGCATGAAGACCAGGCCTATTGTGGGAATATAGAACAGGAG ATCTACCCCCAGGGGGCAACTAATAATGATAAGAGGGCGATAAGAAGATTGGCTACAAGTTTCTTCCTAAGCGGAGACATCTTATATAAAAGGAATCACGATACCACTTTAATCCGATGTGTATGCTTTCCTTACAATCAGCAGCTAGTGGAAGAGGTACATGAAGGGTTCTGCGGAACCCACCTCGGAGGACATGCTTTGGCTAGGAAGATCTTAAGGATGGGGTACTATTGGATCAAGATGGAATCTGATTGCATCAAATATGTTCGAAAGTGCCACAAATGCCAAATTTACGCAGATGACATGAACGCGCCATCCGAACAGCTCCATGTAATGGTGGCACCTTGGCCTTTTTCAATGTGGGGTTTGGATGTCATTGGGCCTATCGAACCAAAGGCTTCGAATGGCCATCGTTTCATCCTCGTCGCCATTGactatttcaccaaatgggttgAAGCTGCATCTTACGCTAGTGTAACCAGAACAGTGGTAACGAAGTTCATGAAAAATAACATCGTCTGCAGATATGGATTACCCGAGCGCATCATTACGGATAACGCGAAAAACTTCAACAACAAAACCATGGAAGAAATGTGTATGCATTTCAAAATTAAACATCACAATTCCACGCCTTACAGACCGAAAATGAATGGCGCTGTTGAAGCCGCAAACAAAAACATCAAAAAAATCGTGCAAAAGATGGCCTTGACTTACAAAGATTGGCATGACATGTTACCATTCGCGTTGCACGGGTACAGAACCACGGCTAGGACTTCCACTGGTGCAACTCCCTTCTCTCTAGTATACGGTATGGAAGCTGTCTTACCCGTAGAGGTCGAGATTCCGTCATTAAGGATTATGATGGAAGCAGGGATAGAGGATTCAGAATGGGCTCAAAAAAGATATGACCAGCTGAATTTCATTGAAGAAAAAAGGTTGACAGGAATATGCCACGGGCAACTATACCAAAGAAGACTGATAAAGTCGTATGGTAAAAAGGTGAGACCCAGACAGTTTCGAGAGGGGGAATTGGTGCTTAAGAAGATTATTTTAAAGAACCTAGATCCTCGGGGAAAATGGACCCCAAAATATGAAGGCCCCTATGTGGTGAAGAGGGCGTTCACCGGAGGGGCGTTGACGTTGACAAACATGGATGGCAACGAGTTGCCGAACCCCGTAAATTCTGATTCTGTCAAGAAATATTTTGCATAA